In one Rhopalosiphum padi isolate XX-2018 chromosome 3, ASM2088224v1, whole genome shotgun sequence genomic region, the following are encoded:
- the LOC132924918 gene encoding zinc finger MYM-type protein 1-like, translating to MMKTNIEESNPNNEYSCSSNQIHHEHVHYDSQVNLFDIKLYVGQSQKLSNKEKIEYLQKTWTPESTFVFPTSEFNKKKLKFQLSWLDKWKWLAYSQINEEAYCKYCVIFYKTEGDIGSQTLGNFCLKPFRMWYKAIEKCNYHLQSVEQYQNIVAIETGKQDSIDLQLYKAAKVQTELNWKIIIPVIESVIFCGRQGIALRGHRDFGTLTTENPVKNDGNFRALMRFHLNATKLSADESYQLVARTNCAKNAQYTTWKIQNEIIDSCHEIILSEIVNETKIVKEQFLKFVPVMDLRGSALASIIIKELTEMKIEVQYLRGQGYDGAASMSGRFNSVQACIKKECKKAIYVHCSSHSLNLAVSYACGLQGIRNTMGTIEKVFVFLNNPKRQAEFSKHVRELYQADSKTKTTAIMFDKMG from the exons atga TGAAAACAAACATTGAAGAATCTAATCCAAATAACGAATACTCTTGTTCAAGTAACCAAATACATCATGAACATGTTCATTACGATAGTCaggttaatttatttgatattaaattatatgtaggaCAAAGTCAAAAGCTTTCGAATAaggaaaaaattgaatatttgcaAAAAACATGGACCCCAGAAAGCACATTTGTATTCCCAACGAGTgagttcaacaaaaaaaaattaaagtttcaattaaGTTGGTTAGACAAATGGAAATGGCTAGCATATTCACAAATAAATGAAGAGGCGTATTGCAAGTATtgcgttatattttataaaacagaaGGAGATATTGGGTCTCAGACTTTGGGAAATTTTTGTCTTAAACCTTTTAGAATGTGGTATAAGGcaatagaaaaatgtaattatcacCTTCAATCAGTTGAACAGTATCAAAACATTGTTGCTATTGAAACTGGAAAACAAGATTCTAtcgatttacaattatataaagcTGCTAAAGTACAAACGGAATTgaattggaaaataattattcctGTAATCGAGTCTGTAATTTTTTGTGGAAGACAAGGAATCGCCTTACGGGGACATCGTGATTTTGGAACATTAACAACAGAAAATCCGGTAAAAAATGACGGTAACTTTAGAGCTTTAATGCGATTTCATTTAAATGCAACAAAATTGTCTGCTGACGAATCTTACCAATTAGTAGCTAGAACTAACTGTGCAAAAAATGCACAGTATACAACTTGGAAGATTCAAAACGAAATTATCGATTCTTgtcatgaaattatattatctgaaaTCGTTAATGAA actaaaatagtaaaagaacaatttttaaaatttgttcctGTAATGGACTTAAGGGGAAGCGCACTtgcaagtataattattaaagaactAACAGAGATGAAAATTGAAGTGCAATATCTAAGAGGACAAGGTTACGACGGAGCTGCATCGATGAGTGGACGATTCAATAGTGTTCAGGCATGCATAAAAAAAGAATGTAAAAAAGCTATATATGTGCATTGTAGTTCACACAGTTTAAATTTGGCTGTTTCTTATGCTTGTGGATTACAAGGCATTCGAAATACTATGGGCACAATCGAAAAAGttttcgtatttttaaataatccaaAGCGGCAAGCAGAATTTTCAAAACATGTCAGGGAACTCTATCAAGCAGACTCGAAAACAAAAACTACAGCAATTATGTTCGACAAGATGGGTTGA
- the LOC132926703 gene encoding uncharacterized protein LOC132926703, with the protein MNIEEFSKIVKSINNLYGPLLDNFEEEAITWYEIWLKKPCDPNTQIIDLLEESKYYPAVNTALQIAITLPAISCSVERTFSALRRIKTWVRSTMSNMRLSSLALIHIHKNRFDNTLFFENHKTDVMNHFGLNVRRLSLLFDS; encoded by the exons atgaatattgaagAGTTCagtaaaatagttaaatctATCAATAACTTATACGGACCTCTTCTTGATAATTTTGAAGAAGAAGCAATAACTTGGTATGAAATATGGCTAAAAAAACCATGTGATccaaatacacaaataattgatttactaGAAGAATCTAAATACTATCCTGCTGTAAATACAGCTTTACAAATAGCAATTACATTACCAGCAATTTCCTGTTCAGTTGAAAGAACCTTTAG tgCTTTGCGTCGTATCAAGACATGGGTAAGATCTACAATGTCCAATATGAGGTTAAGCAGTTTGGCACTAATTCACATTCACAAAAATAGATTtgacaatacattattttttgaaaatcacaAAACTGATGTTATGAATCATTTTGGACTAAATGTCAGACGTTTATCATTACTATTTGattcataa